In a single window of the Flavivirga spongiicola genome:
- a CDS encoding glycoside hydrolase family 2 TIM barrel-domain containing protein gives MIGINKNILRVTLILSYIAIIALVVFGISSLYSYLNTGADRSSILHTEIKKIDQYLPKIVWAPLNNEGRPMDMQTLNTIENDYLDAWYVKHIAYKTNKAKGIDDYYTDSARENIFNIIEHNTTENIAVEGTTLEHHPTLEFFSEDGQLAVITDKDVVEYKCIYENKNIILETTEKSTYKIILLLEDGFWRIRHMMKVHSEIYNKKEIPSSNQITPLKGINYYPQDAPWDMFGDTFNLDIISKDFKLIKEVGLNSIRLFVPYVDFGKANVNTEKLKKLTQVLDLAEIQELKVLVTLFDFYGDYSVLDWTLNQRHAETIVTTLKNHNALLAWDIKNEPNLDFESRGQEHVIAWLNHMIDLVKSIDQEHPITIGWSNAKSATILKDKLDLITFHYYEDLNDLEKTYQDLKQKTPNKSIAITEFGMSSYKGLWNPFGNSEKNQMAYHKQAQNIFHNYEISSMSWTLYDFTKIPKEVVGRLPWHKRAQEHFGFINQNGETKPAFKFISKQ, from the coding sequence ATGATAGGTATTAACAAGAACATATTACGTGTCACTTTAATACTCTCATACATTGCTATCATTGCTTTGGTTGTCTTTGGGATTAGTAGTTTATATAGTTATCTTAATACAGGTGCAGACAGAAGCAGCATACTACATACAGAAATTAAAAAAATAGATCAGTATCTACCTAAAATAGTATGGGCGCCTTTGAACAATGAAGGTCGACCTATGGATATGCAAACCCTAAATACTATTGAAAATGATTACCTGGATGCCTGGTATGTTAAACATATAGCTTACAAAACCAATAAAGCTAAAGGTATTGACGACTATTATACTGATAGCGCACGTGAAAACATTTTTAATATTATTGAACATAATACCACTGAAAACATTGCTGTTGAAGGTACGACCTTAGAGCACCACCCTACTCTGGAGTTTTTTAGTGAAGATGGGCAACTGGCTGTTATAACTGATAAAGATGTAGTTGAATACAAGTGTATTTATGAAAATAAAAATATCATCTTAGAGACCACAGAGAAATCGACTTACAAAATTATTTTACTATTAGAAGATGGTTTTTGGCGTATTCGACATATGATGAAGGTTCACAGTGAAATTTACAATAAAAAGGAAATACCATCTTCAAATCAAATAACACCATTAAAAGGCATTAATTATTATCCACAAGATGCTCCTTGGGATATGTTTGGTGATACATTTAATTTAGATATTATTTCGAAAGATTTCAAACTCATTAAAGAAGTTGGACTCAATAGTATTCGGCTTTTTGTGCCTTACGTAGATTTCGGCAAGGCAAATGTAAATACGGAAAAATTAAAAAAGCTTACTCAAGTATTAGACTTGGCCGAAATACAAGAATTGAAAGTCCTAGTGACATTATTTGATTTTTATGGTGATTATTCGGTATTGGATTGGACGTTAAATCAGCGTCACGCAGAAACTATCGTCACTACTTTAAAAAACCACAACGCTTTGTTGGCTTGGGATATTAAAAATGAACCTAATTTAGATTTTGAATCTCGTGGACAAGAGCATGTGATTGCCTGGTTGAACCATATGATTGATTTGGTAAAATCTATTGATCAAGAACACCCCATTACTATCGGCTGGTCCAATGCCAAAAGTGCTACCATTCTAAAAGATAAACTAGACCTTATCACCTTTCATTATTATGAAGATCTGAATGATTTAGAAAAAACGTATCAAGATTTAAAGCAAAAAACACCTAATAAATCTATCGCTATTACCGAATTTGGAATGTCATCGTATAAAGGGCTTTGGAACCCTTTTGGTAATTCAGAAAAGAATCAAATGGCATATCATAAACAAGCACAAAACATTTTTCATAACTACGAGATATCCTCTATGTCCTGGACACTCTATGATTTTACAAAAATACCAAAGGAAGTCGTTGGACGACTTCCTTGGCATAAACGGGCTCAAGAACATTTTGGGTTTATAAACCAAAACGGAGAGACT